From Pirellulales bacterium, the proteins below share one genomic window:
- a CDS encoding DUF1559 domain-containing protein: protein MHASRRRIGFTLVELLVVIAIIGILIGLLLPAVQAAREAARKSQCQNNMKQFGLAHHNYLSAMGVFVPGGVVTTNATFLASPCTMLLPYFEGGASAAMYQNNITWYNQPQIVANQVINTFVCPSDDKDNPVYAAALDWGQQSITSTYPVPSPTGQQGLLAAAGNMTTFNGFFGALDYSLCSGITDALCVDGQVVPNWERGMFSFNMMNSASSITDGLSNTFMMGEGAQGTKWQLANSQSGPSGGPPVPFKTGTGQTLQPIWAWIAGETNTQGFTLIAGPSFYVGGPFGTTIYPLNFYPVLMTQANDNSATVMAGTSFNQSSNACNSSANSNPPGHKMGGFRSSHTGGANFLMADGSVRFIQTSIECANGGQGYIPQGPGGSGWLTLTTGNYPNFTMNTMSTFSSPLAPPLIGLYQALSTRAGGEPVSPP from the coding sequence ATGCATGCCTCGCGCCGCCGGATCGGTTTCACGCTGGTCGAATTGCTCGTCGTGATCGCGATCATCGGCATTTTGATTGGCTTGTTGTTGCCCGCCGTGCAGGCGGCGCGCGAAGCGGCTCGCAAGAGCCAATGCCAGAACAACATGAAGCAGTTTGGGCTCGCGCATCATAACTACTTGAGCGCGATGGGCGTATTCGTCCCCGGCGGCGTCGTCACGACGAACGCAACTTTTCTTGCCAGCCCCTGCACGATGCTCTTGCCGTATTTCGAAGGGGGGGCTTCGGCGGCGATGTATCAGAACAACATCACGTGGTACAACCAGCCGCAGATCGTGGCCAACCAGGTGATCAACACGTTCGTCTGCCCGTCGGATGACAAAGACAATCCGGTGTACGCGGCGGCGCTCGATTGGGGCCAGCAATCCATTACTTCGACATATCCCGTTCCCTCACCCACCGGCCAGCAGGGGTTGCTCGCCGCGGCAGGCAACATGACCACGTTCAACGGTTTCTTCGGCGCCTTGGACTACAGCCTTTGTTCGGGCATCACGGACGCGCTGTGCGTCGATGGACAGGTCGTGCCCAACTGGGAGCGCGGCATGTTCTCCTTCAACATGATGAATTCGGCCTCTTCGATCACCGATGGCCTGAGCAACACGTTCATGATGGGCGAAGGCGCGCAAGGCACGAAATGGCAGCTCGCGAACAGTCAATCGGGTCCGAGCGGCGGCCCCCCGGTGCCCTTCAAGACAGGCACAGGGCAGACTTTGCAGCCGATCTGGGCCTGGATTGCGGGAGAAACCAATACGCAGGGGTTCACTTTGATCGCCGGCCCTTCGTTTTACGTCGGCGGACCCTTCGGTACCACGATTTATCCCCTCAATTTCTACCCGGTTCTGATGACCCAGGCCAATGATAATTCCGCCACGGTCATGGCAGGGACGTCCTTCAACCAGAGTTCGAACGCCTGCAATAGCTCGGCGAATAGCAACCCGCCGGGACATAAGATGGGGGGCTTTCGCTCGTCGCACACCGGCGGCGCAAATTTCCTGATGGCCGACGGCAGCGTCCGCTTCATTCAGACGAGCATTGAATGCGCCAACGGCGGTCAAGGCTACATTCCGCAGGGACCTGGCGGCTCTGGATGGCTTACCCTGACCACTGGCAACTATCCAAACTTTACGATGAACACGATGAGCACGTTCTCCTCGCCGCTCGCGCCGCCGCTGATCGGGCTGTACCAGGCGTTGTCGACCCGCGCCGGCGGTGAACCGGTTTCGCCTCCGTGA